From Alkalinema sp. FACHB-956, one genomic window encodes:
- a CDS encoding 2Fe-2S iron-sulfur cluster-binding protein, with product MATYQVHLINKKHAIDITFPVSDGTTILEAAEEQGIELPSSCQSGSCSSCVGKVVEGELDQADQVFLDDDQMAKGFALLCVAYPRSDCTIRTHQEPYLV from the coding sequence ATGGCAACCTATCAAGTCCATTTAATCAATAAAAAACACGCGATCGACATCACCTTTCCTGTCAGTGATGGGACAACGATTCTCGAAGCGGCTGAAGAACAAGGCATCGAGCTGCCTTCATCCTGTCAATCCGGTTCCTGTTCGAGTTGTGTGGGTAAAGTGGTGGAAGGTGAATTGGATCAGGCGGATCAAGTCTTTTTAGACGATGACCAAATGGCCAAGGGCTTTGCTCTCCTCTGCGTCGCCTATCCCCGATCGGATTGCACGATTCGAACCCACCAAGAGCCTTATCTTGTCTAA
- a CDS encoding iron-sulfur cluster assembly accessory protein, whose protein sequence is MLVNMTEIAELRLRAFVQSANAVPDAPLKRVRLSIQDGGCSGYQYGLDIAPPQPDDIVVEQGKLQIYLDRQSASLLDGVVIDYVEGLTQSGFKFSNPNATETCGCGQSFKAGDCSPAGVSCQS, encoded by the coding sequence ATGCTAGTTAACATGACAGAAATCGCTGAACTACGATTACGTGCCTTTGTTCAGAGTGCTAATGCGGTTCCTGATGCTCCGCTGAAGCGTGTCCGTTTGTCTATTCAAGATGGTGGCTGTAGCGGCTATCAATACGGCTTAGACATTGCACCTCCGCAACCCGATGACATTGTAGTAGAGCAAGGTAAGTTACAAATTTACCTCGATCGGCAAAGCGCATCACTCTTAGATGGCGTGGTGATTGATTATGTCGAGGGGTTGACGCAAAGCGGATTCAAGTTTAGCAACCCCAATGCCACCGAAACCTGTGGCTGTGGTCAATCGTTTAAAGCTGGAGATTGTTCCCCAGCGGGGGTTTCCTGCCAGTCCTAG